The following are encoded together in the Gilvimarinus sp. DA14 genome:
- a CDS encoding cupin-like domain-containing protein, which translates to MQTIREVNNINAETLRDLNEPVVMRQLVKQWPLVQAYRDGDRSFCEYLLRFDRGEPVTAVQGPASNHGRIFYSADMSGLNCRPARMQLASALDYILSHAGQDPAPTLAIQSSSVADQLPGLERENVMSLLSPEIAPRIWIGGRATVAAHYDGSENIACCVAGRRRFTLFAPDQVANLYPGPFEMTPAGAVISMVDFDNPDYQRYPNFRQAEENALVADLEPGDALYIPYLWWHHVRALDDLNVLINYWWGEPDPAYGDPRNALFYSMMALRTLPEAQREAWRSQFEYYVFERDGKPGRHLPAERRGIMESFSPTILPRLKQSLIRALSRR; encoded by the coding sequence ATGCAAACAATCCGGGAAGTCAATAATATCAATGCAGAAACACTGCGCGATCTAAACGAGCCCGTCGTCATGCGCCAGCTTGTAAAGCAGTGGCCGCTGGTACAGGCCTATCGAGATGGAGATCGTAGTTTCTGTGAATATTTGCTGCGATTTGATCGCGGCGAGCCGGTAACGGCCGTGCAGGGCCCTGCATCGAATCACGGCCGCATTTTTTATTCCGCCGATATGTCTGGTCTTAACTGTCGCCCAGCGAGAATGCAATTGGCGAGCGCGCTGGACTACATTCTCAGTCACGCAGGGCAAGACCCGGCGCCCACCTTAGCGATTCAATCTTCATCGGTGGCCGATCAATTGCCGGGCCTTGAGCGTGAAAATGTGATGTCGCTGTTATCGCCTGAGATCGCTCCGCGTATTTGGATCGGTGGGAGAGCAACGGTAGCCGCGCATTATGACGGCTCTGAGAATATTGCTTGCTGTGTGGCGGGGCGACGGCGATTTACCTTGTTCGCGCCAGATCAAGTGGCTAATTTGTACCCTGGGCCCTTTGAAATGACGCCCGCAGGCGCTGTGATCAGTATGGTTGATTTCGACAACCCGGACTATCAGCGTTACCCCAATTTTCGCCAGGCCGAAGAGAACGCCTTGGTGGCCGATTTAGAGCCAGGCGACGCGCTCTATATTCCCTATTTGTGGTGGCACCATGTGCGAGCGCTGGATGATTTAAATGTGTTGATAAATTATTGGTGGGGTGAACCTGACCCCGCCTATGGTGATCCGCGCAATGCGTTGTTTTACTCCATGATGGCGTTGAGAACGCTTCCCGAAGCCCAGCGGGAGGCCTGGCGCTCGCAATTTGAGTATTATGTATTCGAGCGCGATGGCAAGCCGGGGCGTCATTTGCCCGCAGAGCGTCGCGGTATTATGGAGAGTTTTTCTCCTACAATTTTGCCCCGTTTAAAGCAGTCGCTTATCCGTGCACTTAGCAGACGCTAG
- a CDS encoding glycoside hydrolase family 9 protein: MNTQHLLPLAVVLAVSGCGGGSGGGSSAPVVSSSSAVSISSQSSSSALSSSSLSSSSVEHSSSLSSSSASSLSSSAAASQCGVAVQASETLEVEQMPEVKCIAVDQFGYLPSATKIAVLRDPIEGFDASLGFTPGDTYEVVNLTSGEVALSVEPAAWQQGEVNTTSGDRVWWVDFTELNEPGRYALVDKSNQVRSPVFEIANNLYRPVLVEAVRAFYYQRAGFAKQAPYADSGWVDGASHIGPGQDTEARLFSALDDASSERDLSGGWFDAGDYNKYSNWHAGYLLSLMHIYKERPTIWGDDFNLPESGNGIPDLVDEIKWGMDWLVKMQESDGSVLSVMGLDHASPPSSAAGASVYGPASTSATLSSAAAFAFGADFFSQFGDETLKAYAQSLRQKALAAWDWANANPSVTFYNAANGVAAGEQEVDDTGRANKKLIAAVYLFALTGEEEFRNYVDSQSPNIGWVSPWNEELLNTLLYYASLPGATESTAEAINSGYVQSMQSVENWAAVSNKTDAYRAYLGDSNFTWGSSRTMAVKAATFYHQKTYGLGDKNTAAIDSAALGYLNYLHGTNPMGKVYLSNMSEFGAEDSVDSFYHSWFSDGSPDWDSVSGSNYGPAPGFVVGGPNPQYNWDACCPDSCGGADNNNRCGMAPPSPPHNQPPMKSYTDFNTSWPLNSWEVTENSNGYQVAYIRLLSKFVD; encoded by the coding sequence ATGAATACGCAGCATCTTTTGCCTCTTGCAGTCGTACTCGCTGTTAGCGGTTGTGGTGGAGGTTCAGGTGGTGGTAGCAGCGCTCCGGTGGTTTCCAGCTCCAGTGCCGTCAGTATCAGTAGCCAATCCAGTTCGTCGGCGCTAAGCAGCTCAAGCCTGTCGAGTAGCAGTGTCGAACATTCCAGTAGTTTATCGTCTTCCTCTGCCAGCAGTCTTTCCAGCTCAGCGGCTGCAAGCCAATGTGGCGTGGCTGTGCAAGCCTCCGAAACTTTAGAAGTTGAGCAGATGCCCGAGGTAAAATGCATTGCGGTAGATCAGTTCGGCTACCTGCCCAGCGCTACCAAAATTGCGGTGCTGCGCGATCCTATAGAAGGCTTTGATGCCAGCTTGGGTTTTACTCCGGGCGATACCTATGAGGTTGTGAACCTTACTAGTGGCGAGGTGGCGCTTAGTGTGGAGCCCGCTGCCTGGCAGCAGGGCGAGGTAAATACTACCAGTGGCGACAGGGTCTGGTGGGTGGATTTTACCGAACTGAACGAGCCTGGCCGCTACGCCCTGGTAGATAAGTCTAACCAAGTGCGCTCGCCGGTTTTTGAGATAGCCAATAATTTATATCGCCCTGTGCTGGTTGAAGCCGTGCGCGCTTTTTACTATCAGCGCGCGGGCTTTGCTAAACAGGCTCCCTATGCCGATAGCGGCTGGGTGGATGGTGCGAGCCACATTGGTCCGGGGCAAGATACCGAGGCGCGTTTGTTCAGCGCCCTTGACGATGCCAGCAGCGAGCGGGACTTAAGCGGCGGCTGGTTTGATGCGGGTGACTACAACAAATACAGCAATTGGCACGCCGGTTATTTGTTGAGTTTGATGCATATCTACAAGGAGCGCCCGACTATCTGGGGAGATGATTTTAATTTGCCCGAGTCGGGTAACGGCATTCCCGATTTGGTGGATGAAATTAAGTGGGGCATGGACTGGCTGGTTAAAATGCAGGAGTCTGACGGCTCTGTGCTGTCTGTTATGGGGTTGGACCACGCCAGTCCCCCCTCGTCCGCCGCTGGCGCCAGTGTTTACGGCCCGGCTTCAACCAGCGCTACCTTGTCCTCAGCGGCCGCTTTTGCATTTGGCGCCGACTTCTTTTCTCAGTTTGGCGATGAAACGTTAAAAGCCTATGCGCAAAGCCTACGCCAGAAAGCTCTGGCCGCCTGGGATTGGGCCAACGCCAACCCTTCGGTAACCTTTTACAATGCCGCTAATGGTGTTGCCGCCGGTGAGCAGGAAGTGGACGACACTGGCCGCGCCAATAAAAAGCTAATCGCCGCTGTGTATTTGTTTGCCCTGACGGGCGAGGAAGAATTTCGCAACTACGTTGACAGTCAGTCACCGAATATAGGTTGGGTGAGCCCGTGGAATGAAGAGCTGCTCAACACTTTACTCTACTATGCCAGTCTGCCGGGGGCGACAGAGTCCACGGCTGAGGCTATTAACAGTGGCTATGTTCAGTCTATGCAAAGCGTGGAAAACTGGGCCGCCGTTAGTAATAAAACTGACGCTTACCGGGCGTACCTTGGTGACAGTAATTTCACCTGGGGCAGCAGTAGAACCATGGCAGTAAAAGCCGCCACTTTTTATCATCAGAAAACCTATGGTTTGGGTGATAAAAACACTGCGGCTATCGATAGCGCAGCGCTTGGCTACCTGAATTATCTGCACGGTACCAACCCTATGGGTAAGGTTTACCTTTCCAATATGAGCGAATTCGGTGCAGAGGATTCGGTGGACAGTTTCTATCACAGCTGGTTTAGCGATGGCAGCCCCGACTGGGATTCTGTTAGTGGTTCAAATTATGGGCCGGCGCCAGGGTTTGTCGTGGGCGGGCCCAACCCACAGTACAACTGGGACGCCTGTTGTCCGGACAGCTGTGGCGGCGCCGATAACAACAATCGCTGTGGCATGGCGCCGCCATCGCCGCCGCACAATCAGCCGCCGATGAAGTCTTACACCGATTTTAATACCAGCTGGCCGTTAAACTCTTGGGAGGTAACGGAAAACTCCAATGGCTATCAGGTGGCTTACATTCGCCTGTTGTCTAAATTTGTTGACTGA
- a CDS encoding multidrug effflux MFS transporter, producing MNQPSTAITRALVLTFAATMMLGPFSLDTYLPAFPAIAADLGVSSQAVAISVSVYIFALAAGQLIGGPLSDRLGRKRVLVAGLIIFGLASVLLATLHTLSHFLVGRALQAVGAGWVLVSVPAMVRDRISGQEAAKLFSLMGLVMVVAPGVAPTIGSLLLKVGPWMGIFIFMALYAVLLIPILYRVVFSQMPGSVTVDKPDGSLLRPYLAVFATRQAMPYIFWQVGAFSVMMLFITHSSFIYQEHFGQSADAFGFLFAANIVAMFCCNLINRALLARCFSSLHILRLATGLQGVGLVLLLLATLLKWPLWAFLPAMMLAIGAHGALSPNIQACYMEHFPHNSGTAAALLGACQFGGAGVLSALSGFLPHTLPAVILAMLGCGVVAQFFMWRSVFSQRAV from the coding sequence GTGAATCAGCCGTCCACCGCTATTACCCGAGCCTTGGTGCTCACTTTTGCCGCCACCATGATGCTCGGTCCTTTCTCGCTGGATACCTACTTACCCGCGTTTCCAGCCATCGCTGCAGATTTGGGTGTTTCATCGCAGGCCGTCGCCATCAGCGTTTCTGTGTATATTTTTGCGCTTGCGGCGGGGCAGCTTATTGGCGGGCCGCTATCGGACCGTCTGGGGCGCAAGCGAGTACTGGTGGCAGGCTTGATTATCTTTGGGCTGGCCAGCGTGCTGCTTGCTACTTTGCATACGCTGTCCCATTTTTTGGTCGGCAGGGCGCTACAGGCTGTGGGCGCTGGGTGGGTGCTTGTGTCCGTGCCGGCGATGGTGCGCGACCGCATCAGCGGGCAAGAGGCTGCCAAACTCTTTTCACTGATGGGGCTTGTGATGGTGGTGGCACCCGGCGTGGCGCCAACCATTGGCAGCTTGTTGCTGAAAGTTGGCCCCTGGATGGGCATTTTTATCTTTATGGCTCTTTATGCCGTGCTGTTAATTCCCATCTTGTACCGGGTAGTCTTCAGCCAAATGCCAGGCTCGGTCACCGTTGATAAACCCGACGGCAGCTTGCTTAGACCTTATTTAGCCGTATTTGCGACACGTCAGGCCATGCCTTATATCTTTTGGCAGGTGGGCGCCTTTTCGGTAATGATGCTGTTTATCACCCATAGCTCGTTTATCTACCAGGAACACTTCGGGCAATCGGCCGATGCGTTTGGCTTTTTGTTCGCGGCCAATATTGTCGCTATGTTCTGCTGTAATCTGATTAACCGTGCTCTGCTAGCGCGCTGCTTTAGCTCGCTACACATACTTCGCCTGGCGACTGGTCTGCAGGGGGTAGGGCTGGTGTTGTTGCTCTTGGCGACACTTCTCAAGTGGCCGCTGTGGGCATTTTTGCCGGCGATGATGCTGGCAATAGGCGCACACGGCGCCCTTTCTCCCAATATTCAAGCCTGTTATATGGAGCACTTTCCGCATAACAGCGGTACCGCTGCCGCGCTCTTGGGGGCCTGCCAGTTTGGTGGGGCCGGGGTGCTGAGCGCATTATCGGGTTTCTTGCCTCATACTTTGCCTGCGGTAATTCTGGCTATGCTGGGTTGTGGGGTAGTGGCGCAGTTTTTTATGTGGCGCTCGGTATTTTCGCAGCGAGCGGTATAA
- the yghU gene encoding glutathione-dependent disulfide-bond oxidoreductase has protein sequence MSDTYIPPKVWRQDGENGGTWAKLNRPVAGATHDAELPQGEHPLQLYSLATPNGQKVTILLEELLAAGEAGAEYDAHLINIGEGDQFSSGFVSVNPNSKIPALLDYSAAEPVRVFESGAILLYLAEKFDRFLPRSPVSRTETLNWLFWLQGAAPYLGGGFGHFYAYAPEKFEYPINRFTMETKRQLDLLNQRLGEHAYLAGDEYTIADMATWPWYGNLVLGELYDDAAVFLDVDSYPQVQRWAKNILARPAVQRGRIVNRTWGEDWEQLPERHSSADIDAQLKRR, from the coding sequence ATGTCTGATACTTACATTCCCCCCAAAGTCTGGCGTCAGGACGGCGAAAATGGCGGCACCTGGGCGAAATTAAACCGTCCGGTGGCAGGTGCCACACACGATGCAGAGCTGCCGCAAGGCGAGCATCCTTTACAGCTGTATTCGCTGGCAACACCGAACGGCCAGAAAGTGACAATACTGTTGGAGGAGTTGTTGGCGGCAGGCGAAGCAGGCGCTGAGTACGATGCTCATCTCATTAACATTGGCGAGGGCGATCAATTTTCCTCGGGTTTCGTCTCAGTAAACCCCAACTCCAAAATTCCCGCCTTGCTGGACTATTCCGCCGCCGAGCCTGTACGGGTGTTTGAGTCCGGCGCTATTTTGCTTTATTTGGCCGAAAAATTTGACCGCTTTTTGCCGCGCTCCCCAGTAAGTCGCACAGAGACGCTTAATTGGTTGTTCTGGCTACAGGGCGCGGCGCCTTATCTTGGCGGTGGCTTTGGCCACTTTTACGCCTATGCGCCCGAGAAATTTGAGTATCCGATTAACCGCTTTACCATGGAAACCAAGCGCCAATTGGATTTGTTAAACCAGCGTTTGGGCGAGCATGCGTACTTGGCCGGAGACGAGTACACCATTGCCGATATGGCCACCTGGCCTTGGTACGGCAATTTGGTTTTGGGCGAGCTGTATGATGACGCCGCCGTATTTCTCGATGTGGACAGCTACCCCCAAGTGCAGCGCTGGGCCAAAAATATTCTAGCCCGCCCGGCGGTGCAACGCGGCCGAATTGTTAACCGCACCTGGGGCGAAGACTGGGAGCAGTTGCCCGAACGCCACAGCAGCGCCGATATTGATGCACAGTTAAAGCGACGGTAA
- a CDS encoding hemerythrin domain-containing protein: MSIYSYLKQDHEKIKQLLNEIDALGPEETPERSELFNRLKATVVVHSKAEEKAFYDPLKTAAKTHDEVEHGEQEHQEAEALLEELTDHQLAGAAWFQKFQTLKEALEHHIEEEEQEVFADAHEVVERAVAEKMEDNMRQEKLYQVAEQSIEKRKYA, translated from the coding sequence ATGTCTATTTACTCTTATTTAAAGCAGGACCACGAGAAAATTAAACAGCTGTTAAACGAAATTGACGCTCTGGGGCCTGAAGAAACTCCCGAGCGTAGTGAGCTGTTTAACCGGCTAAAAGCCACTGTAGTGGTGCATAGTAAAGCCGAGGAAAAAGCGTTTTACGATCCGCTAAAAACTGCGGCTAAAACCCACGACGAAGTTGAGCACGGCGAGCAGGAACACCAAGAAGCTGAAGCTTTGTTAGAGGAGTTGACGGATCACCAGCTGGCCGGGGCTGCTTGGTTCCAGAAATTCCAAACGTTGAAAGAGGCGTTGGAACATCACATCGAGGAGGAAGAGCAAGAGGTCTTTGCCGATGCCCACGAAGTGGTAGAACGCGCAGTAGCGGAAAAAATGGAAGACAATATGCGCCAGGAGAAACTTTACCAGGTGGCAGAGCAATCCATCGAAAAGCGCAAGTACGCTTAA
- the gcvP gene encoding aminomethyl-transferring glycine dehydrogenase produces the protein MTQDFRRAPLAELAHHQAFIGRHIGPDSAQTEAMLKALGLDSIDNLIEKTVPAKIRLNEALELEAAKSEVEALAELKSIAGKNKLFKNFIGMGYYDNHVPNVILRNVLENPGWYTAYTPYQPEIAQGRLEGLLNFQQMIIDLTGMDLANASMLDEGTAAAEAMAMLKRQNKKNRSEVFFVAADTHPQTIAVVKTRAEHFGFEVVVDEPEKLAEIDCFGALLQYPGTTGQVRDLTEIISAAHEQNKLVTVASDLLALVLLKSPGEMGADVVIGTNQRFGVPMGFGGPHAAFFAFRDAYKRSAPGRIIGVSVDSRGKTALRMAMQTREQHIRREKANSNICTSQVLLAVMSVFYAIYHGPQGLARIAERVARLTDLLARGLSTHGFNLLHDDYFDTLCIKVGDAQRAIYQTALANQINLRLIGDECIGISLDETTTLNDVSQLLNVFCAGDHGLDLQALDAELSGASDAGLPSTQRRSDAVLTHPVFNTHQSETEMLRYLKQLESKDIALNHSMIPLGSCTMKLNATAEMIPVTWPEFGKLHPFAPIEQAQGYAQMFEQLQQMLEACTGYDAVSLQPNAGSQGEYAGLVAIKKYFESKGEFERDICLIPASAHGTNPASAQMVGMKVVVVNCDNKGNVDLDDLNAKITEYTSRIACIMVTYPSTHGVFEEGITELCAAVHNVGGQVYIDGANMNALVGVAAPGKFGGDVSHLNLHKTFCIPHGGGGPGMGPIGVAEHLKPFLPAHPVQPVPDTDEANGTISAAPWGSASILPISWMYIKMMGREGMTQATKVAILNANYVARKLGDHYPILYKGTEGFVAHECLLDLRPLKDASGVTEEDIAKRLMDFGFHAPTMSFPVPGTLMIEPTESESQEELDRFVEAMISIRKEIAQIESGEMDYNHSALHNAPHTQDDVLEGDWQRPYSREQASRPAAWLKAHKVWPSVNRIDNVYGDRNLVCSCPTIEEYR, from the coding sequence ATGACCCAGGACTTTCGCCGTGCCCCCCTGGCAGAACTTGCTCATCACCAAGCCTTTATCGGCCGCCACATTGGGCCGGACAGCGCCCAGACTGAGGCAATGTTAAAGGCGCTGGGGCTCGACTCCATCGATAACCTGATAGAGAAAACCGTGCCGGCTAAAATTCGCCTGAACGAGGCACTAGAGCTGGAAGCAGCAAAATCCGAAGTTGAAGCCCTGGCCGAATTAAAATCCATTGCGGGCAAAAACAAGCTGTTTAAAAACTTTATCGGCATGGGTTATTACGACAACCATGTCCCCAATGTAATTTTGCGCAATGTGCTGGAAAACCCAGGCTGGTACACCGCCTATACCCCCTACCAGCCCGAAATCGCCCAGGGGCGCCTAGAAGGCCTGCTGAACTTTCAGCAAATGATTATCGACCTGACCGGCATGGACCTGGCTAACGCTTCCATGCTAGATGAGGGCACAGCGGCGGCCGAGGCCATGGCCATGCTCAAGCGCCAGAACAAAAAAAACCGCTCCGAGGTTTTCTTTGTCGCCGCCGACACTCACCCACAAACCATCGCCGTGGTAAAAACCCGCGCCGAACACTTTGGTTTTGAGGTAGTGGTGGACGAGCCCGAAAAGCTGGCCGAAATCGACTGCTTTGGCGCACTGCTGCAATACCCGGGCACCACCGGCCAGGTGCGCGATTTAACCGAGATTATCAGCGCGGCCCATGAGCAAAATAAACTGGTGACCGTCGCCTCCGACTTGCTCGCTTTGGTGTTGTTAAAATCACCCGGCGAGATGGGCGCGGACGTGGTTATTGGTACCAACCAGCGCTTCGGCGTACCCATGGGTTTCGGTGGTCCCCACGCCGCCTTTTTTGCCTTTCGCGATGCCTACAAGCGCAGTGCCCCCGGTCGCATTATTGGTGTGTCAGTAGATAGCCGCGGCAAAACCGCGCTGCGCATGGCCATGCAAACCCGCGAGCAACACATCCGCCGCGAAAAAGCCAACTCCAACATATGTACCTCTCAGGTACTACTGGCGGTCATGAGCGTGTTTTACGCTATTTATCACGGCCCCCAAGGCCTGGCTCGTATTGCCGAGCGAGTGGCTCGTTTAACCGATCTGTTGGCCCGTGGCCTGAGCACTCACGGCTTTAACCTGCTGCACGATGACTACTTCGACACCCTGTGCATCAAAGTAGGCGATGCCCAGCGCGCGATCTATCAAACGGCACTAGCCAACCAAATCAATCTACGCCTAATCGGTGACGAGTGTATTGGCATCAGCCTGGACGAAACCACCACGCTAAACGATGTCAGTCAGTTGCTGAACGTATTTTGCGCGGGCGATCACGGCCTGGACCTGCAAGCGTTGGACGCTGAATTAAGTGGCGCCTCTGACGCCGGCCTACCAAGCACTCAACGCCGCAGCGATGCTGTTCTGACTCACCCGGTGTTTAATACCCACCAGTCGGAAACCGAAATGCTGCGTTATCTAAAGCAGCTTGAAAGCAAAGACATCGCTCTGAATCATTCCATGATTCCGCTTGGCTCTTGCACCATGAAGCTCAACGCCACCGCCGAGATGATCCCCGTCACCTGGCCGGAATTTGGCAAGCTGCACCCCTTTGCCCCCATTGAACAGGCGCAGGGTTATGCGCAAATGTTTGAGCAATTACAGCAAATGCTGGAAGCCTGCACCGGCTATGACGCTGTGAGTTTACAACCCAACGCCGGCAGCCAAGGTGAATATGCGGGCCTGGTAGCGATCAAGAAATACTTCGAAAGCAAAGGCGAATTCGAACGTGATATTTGTTTAATTCCCGCCTCGGCCCATGGCACCAACCCCGCCTCGGCGCAGATGGTAGGCATGAAAGTTGTGGTCGTAAACTGCGACAACAAAGGCAATGTTGACCTAGACGATCTGAATGCAAAAATCACCGAATACACCAGTCGCATCGCCTGCATTATGGTCACCTACCCCTCCACCCACGGCGTATTTGAAGAAGGTATTACCGAACTGTGCGCCGCGGTGCACAACGTGGGCGGCCAGGTGTATATCGACGGCGCCAACATGAACGCACTGGTGGGTGTAGCCGCGCCGGGCAAGTTTGGCGGCGATGTTTCGCACCTGAACTTGCACAAAACCTTTTGTATTCCCCACGGTGGCGGCGGCCCCGGCATGGGCCCTATCGGCGTGGCAGAACACCTAAAACCTTTTTTACCCGCCCACCCGGTTCAGCCTGTGCCAGACACCGATGAAGCCAACGGCACTATCTCAGCCGCCCCCTGGGGCTCGGCTAGCATTCTGCCGATTAGCTGGATGTACATTAAAATGATGGGCCGCGAAGGCATGACCCAGGCCACCAAAGTCGCCATTCTGAACGCCAATTATGTGGCGAGAAAGCTGGGTGACCACTACCCCATTTTGTACAAAGGCACTGAAGGTTTTGTCGCCCACGAATGTCTGCTGGATTTGCGTCCGCTCAAAGACGCCAGCGGGGTTACCGAAGAAGACATTGCCAAGCGCTTAATGGACTTTGGCTTTCACGCCCCGACGATGTCCTTTCCGGTGCCCGGCACTTTGATGATTGAGCCCACCGAGTCCGAAAGCCAAGAAGAGCTGGATCGTTTCGTTGAGGCGATGATCAGCATACGCAAAGAAATCGCACAAATCGAAAGCGGCGAAATGGACTATAACCACAGCGCCTTGCACAACGCACCGCACACCCAGGACGATGTGCTGGAGGGCGACTGGCAGCGCCCCTATTCACGCGAGCAGGCTTCGCGCCCAGCCGCCTGGTTAAAAGCTCATAAGGTATGGCCCAGCGTTAATCGCATCGACAATGTCTATGGCGATCGCAATTTAGTGTGTAGCTGCCCGACGATTGAAGAGTACCGTTAG
- a CDS encoding SDR family oxidoreductase, which yields MSDTNASSLPPQHQTHQPGEEARMNPEPQSLMQDYRAAGKLNGKVALVSGGDSGIGRAVCIGYAKEGADVAFIYLDEDRDAEETLQHIRAQGRKAIAIKGDIADAEFCKEAVKTVIETFGRLNILVNNAAEQHVCDRIEDISEAQLRRTFDTNIIGTFFLTQSAVEHLHEGDAIINSASVVAYRGKPVLLDYAATKGAIVALTRSLAGNLTDRKIRVNAVAPGPIWTPLIPASFSADDVEDFGQGSPMGRPGQPDEVAPSYIFLACNDSSYMTGQVLHPNGGTVIGG from the coding sequence ATGTCTGATACAAACGCCAGCTCGTTACCGCCCCAGCATCAAACTCATCAGCCCGGTGAAGAGGCGCGCATGAACCCTGAGCCGCAATCGCTTATGCAAGATTACAGGGCCGCCGGTAAGCTCAATGGCAAGGTGGCCCTAGTGAGCGGCGGCGACAGCGGCATTGGCCGGGCGGTTTGTATCGGCTACGCCAAGGAGGGCGCCGATGTTGCCTTTATTTATTTGGACGAAGACCGCGATGCCGAGGAGACTCTGCAACACATTCGCGCCCAAGGTCGCAAAGCAATTGCGATAAAGGGCGATATTGCGGACGCGGAGTTTTGCAAAGAGGCGGTAAAAACAGTCATAGAGACCTTTGGTCGATTAAACATTTTGGTTAATAACGCCGCAGAGCAGCACGTCTGTGACAGGATTGAAGACATCAGTGAAGCTCAGCTGCGGCGAACCTTTGATACCAATATTATAGGAACGTTTTTCTTGACTCAGAGCGCGGTTGAACACCTGCACGAAGGTGATGCCATCATCAACTCAGCATCCGTGGTGGCCTATCGTGGCAAGCCTGTGTTGCTGGACTATGCCGCGACTAAGGGCGCCATTGTCGCCCTGACGCGCTCTTTGGCGGGTAACTTAACGGATCGGAAAATTCGGGTGAATGCCGTGGCACCGGGTCCTATATGGACACCTCTGATACCCGCATCCTTTAGCGCCGACGACGTTGAAGATTTCGGCCAGGGCTCGCCCATGGGGCGCCCTGGGCAGCCCGACGAGGTGGCGCCCAGTTATATTTTCCTGGCCTGTAATGACTCCAGTTATATGACCGGTCAGGTGCTTCACCCCAACGGCGGTACGGTAATTGGAGGGTAA